Proteins from a genomic interval of Eschrichtius robustus isolate mEscRob2 chromosome 9, mEscRob2.pri, whole genome shotgun sequence:
- the LOC137769153 gene encoding uncharacterized protein: protein MGGGESGAREPEGGEGKGKGGGRGWAVRKTAVYLPPAGSGQQRTKWADRWRPVLGHVSAATRGKAWGGAVFSTVRIPAWVPQSPKPSTDICPSSPRGRVRESSGWAGARAAFAIGPKAGQRPGKWEQHAGRERGPQGAESAPPSRRRFSLPRLSPGAPATGKVRGAGAGLRPPPICSANRVLGPPLGRGGTGLPWRGAARRSIAWQLRGCSRSSSGGRRSAAPAPASAGTALPPGAVDRGHSAAVARGSGAAGARGLQAEGCWSLSRARRGSGAPETDRAGMLESVLRRPRRGHGCWVLGGFYLLSSEGLGRQAPDRPPAGSQSFTPLLCCASQHSGRAPKKETLEEWK from the exons atggggggcggggagagtGGCGCGAGGGAACCCGAGGGAGgtgaagggaaggggaaaggaggagggcgGGGTTGGGCGGTGCGGAAAACCGCGGTTTACTTACCCCCAGCGGGAAGTGGGCAGCAGCGGACGAAATGGGCGGACCGGTGGAGGCCTGTTCTCGGTCACGTGAGCGCCGCGACGCGGGGAAAAGCCTGGGGAGGGGCTGTCTTCTCGACCGTCCGGATCCCGGCGTGGGTTCCCCAGTCTCCGAAGCCTTCTACGGACATATGCCCCAGTTCCCCAAGAGGACGGGTGAGGGAGAGCTCTGGGTGGGCTGGGGCAAGGGCTGCATTTGCGATTGGCCCGAAGGCAGGCCAGAGGCCGGGGAAGTGGGAGCAG CACGCGGGGAGAGAGCGCGGGCCTCAGGGGGCGGAGAGCGCCCCGCCCTCCCGCCGCCGTTTCTCCCTTCCCCGGCTGTCTCCCGGGGCCCCGGCCACCGGGAAGGTGCGCGGGGCTGGAGCCGGGCTGAGGCCGCCTCCGATCTGCTCGGCTAACCGTGTCCTCGGGCCCCCACTCGGCCGAGGAGGAACGGGACTCCCctggcgcggcgcggcgcggcgctcGATCGCCTGGCAGCTGCGCGGGTGCTCGCGCTCTTCGTCCGGGGGCCGGCGCtcagcagccccagccccagcatcTGCCGGCACGGCTCTTCCACCCGGCGCTGTGGATCGAGGCCACAGCGCGGCTGTGGCTCGTGGTTCGGGAGCCGCGGGTGCCCGGGGCCTCCAGGCCGAGGGATGCTGGAGCCTCTCCAGGGCGCGGCGGGGCTCCGGGGCTCCGGAAACCGACAGGGCGGGGATGCTAGAGTCTGTCCTGCGGAGGCCGCGACGCGGGCACGGCTGCTGGGTCTTGGGCGGGTTCTACCTGCTCTCATCCGAGGGGCTGGGCCGCCAGGCCCCAGACAGGCCGCCTGCTGGATCTCAGAG CTTTACTCCCCTGCTGTGTTGTGCCAGTCAGCACTCA GGCAGAGCACCAAAGAAGGAAACCCTAGAAGAATGGAAATGA